One region of Mesobacillus boroniphilus genomic DNA includes:
- a CDS encoding polyprenyl synthetase family protein, which produces MHPVSLDSFTKKYKTLVEERLREAVSALETPENLAKAMLYSLEAGGKRIRPLLVFAVIDAFGKDPQDGLDAAAAIEMVHTYSLIHDDLPSMDDDDLRRGKPTNHKVFGEATAILAGDALLTLSFNLLTEIPEDSIPANIKLALIKGLSAAAGAPGMVGGQVADMEGENKKLTLEQLEYIHINKTGKLLEYSIIAGAEVAGATAEQKEVLSKFAYHIGLAFQIRDDILDLEGTEEMIGKPVGSDTANEKSTYPALLGLAGAKDALDSHLLSAKDSLAQSGLEVGILDQITDLIGLRNN; this is translated from the coding sequence TTGCATCCTGTTTCACTTGATTCTTTTACAAAAAAATATAAGACTCTTGTCGAGGAACGGCTAAGGGAGGCGGTTAGTGCCCTAGAGACGCCTGAGAACCTTGCGAAGGCAATGCTTTATTCACTGGAAGCAGGTGGGAAAAGGATCCGCCCGCTACTTGTTTTCGCAGTAATCGACGCATTCGGAAAAGACCCGCAAGATGGACTTGATGCTGCAGCGGCGATCGAAATGGTCCATACCTATTCGCTTATTCATGATGACCTGCCAAGTATGGACGATGATGATTTAAGAAGAGGAAAGCCGACGAACCATAAAGTATTCGGGGAAGCGACTGCTATCCTTGCAGGTGATGCTCTTTTGACATTAAGTTTCAACCTGCTGACGGAAATTCCTGAAGACTCAATACCAGCTAACATTAAACTGGCGTTGATCAAAGGATTGTCAGCTGCCGCGGGCGCTCCTGGTATGGTGGGCGGTCAGGTAGCGGATATGGAAGGGGAAAATAAGAAACTCACACTTGAGCAGCTTGAATATATCCACATTAATAAAACAGGTAAATTACTCGAATACAGTATCATTGCGGGTGCAGAAGTAGCCGGCGCAACTGCGGAACAAAAGGAAGTACTTTCTAAATTTGCGTATCATATAGGCCTTGCATTCCAGATACGAGATGATATTCTCGACCTTGAGGGTACTGAGGAAATGATTGGCAAGCCAGTTGGGAGCGATACAGCTAATGAAAAAAGCACGTATCCTGCTTTGCTTGGTTTAGCTGGAGCCAAAGATGCGCTGGATTCCCATTTACTGAGCGCGAAAGATTCACTTGCCCAAAGTGGGCTTGAAGTCGGGATTCTAGACCAGATCACCGATTTAATTGGGCTGCGCAACAATTAG
- a CDS encoding exodeoxyribonuclease VII small subunit — protein MADEKKLSFEQAMDQLESIVEKLEEGDVPLEEAISFYKEGMELSKLCHDKLKNVEEQLAQIITEDGRTEGFSINEEE, from the coding sequence ATGGCAGATGAAAAAAAACTAAGTTTTGAACAGGCGATGGATCAACTGGAGAGCATAGTTGAAAAACTTGAAGAAGGAGATGTGCCTTTGGAAGAAGCGATCTCTTTTTATAAAGAAGGAATGGAATTATCCAAGCTTTGCCATGATAAGCTAAAGAATGTGGAAGAACAACTTGCCCAGATCATTACTGAAGATGGACGGACTGAAGGTTTCTCCATAAATGAGGAGGAATAG
- the xseA gene encoding exodeoxyribonuclease VII large subunit, producing MDNQRYLTVNALTKYIKRKFDADPHLQGVYIKGEISNFKRHSSGHMYFTLKDEKARILAVMFAGAARSMKFKPENGMKVLVRGDISVYEGSGQYQIYIKEMKTDGVGDLFIAYEQLKKRLEQEGLFSPKYKQPIPKYPKAVGIVTSPTGAAIRDILTTIKRRYPITKVLIFPALVQGEQGGPSIVRAIEQANKRADIDVLIIGRGGGSIEELWNFNEESVARAIFASKIPIISAVGHETDFTIADFVADMRAPTPTGAAELAVPHIQELIERVMNRETRLMRAMREKVFFQQERYQRLIRSYAFRYPRKLYEQKLEQVDKLTESLTRGAEKLYFAKTDALLQLKRRLERSHPEELKKVSAERHMRTTRALNRAMTAVLSEKRKEFNGIVSTLEALSPLKIMDRGYSLAYTDDGELIKTVTQVKPERKIKVKLSDGSIQCIVTDIEESENDGR from the coding sequence ATGGATAATCAGCGTTATCTAACCGTCAACGCATTAACCAAATACATAAAACGAAAATTTGATGCCGACCCGCATCTTCAGGGCGTTTATATCAAAGGGGAAATCTCCAACTTCAAAAGGCATTCGAGCGGGCATATGTATTTTACACTCAAGGATGAGAAAGCCAGAATCCTTGCTGTTATGTTCGCGGGTGCCGCCAGATCCATGAAGTTCAAGCCTGAGAATGGCATGAAGGTTCTGGTCAGAGGAGATATCTCAGTATACGAAGGCAGTGGACAGTACCAGATATACATAAAAGAAATGAAAACCGATGGAGTGGGCGATTTATTTATAGCTTATGAACAGCTGAAGAAGAGGCTTGAGCAAGAAGGACTTTTTTCTCCAAAATACAAGCAGCCTATTCCGAAATATCCAAAAGCTGTCGGCATTGTTACTTCCCCAACCGGGGCAGCAATCCGCGATATATTAACCACAATTAAGAGAAGATATCCAATTACCAAGGTGCTCATTTTCCCGGCCCTGGTTCAGGGAGAGCAGGGAGGCCCTTCTATAGTGAGGGCAATCGAACAGGCAAATAAAAGGGCAGATATTGATGTTCTGATCATCGGCCGCGGGGGCGGGTCAATTGAGGAGCTATGGAATTTTAATGAGGAATCAGTTGCGAGGGCGATTTTTGCCTCGAAAATCCCCATTATTTCAGCTGTTGGTCATGAAACAGACTTTACGATCGCTGACTTTGTCGCGGACATGAGAGCGCCGACTCCAACTGGAGCCGCAGAGCTGGCAGTCCCTCATATCCAGGAGCTCATTGAGAGGGTAATGAACAGGGAAACAAGACTGATGAGGGCGATGAGGGAAAAAGTATTCTTCCAGCAGGAGCGCTATCAGCGGCTGATCAGATCATACGCCTTCCGTTATCCAAGGAAGCTTTATGAACAAAAACTTGAACAAGTGGATAAGCTGACGGAATCACTGACACGTGGAGCTGAAAAGCTTTATTTTGCTAAAACCGATGCGCTTCTTCAACTGAAAAGAAGATTAGAGCGAAGCCATCCAGAAGAACTGAAGAAAGTATCTGCTGAAAGGCATATGAGAACAACTAGAGCTTTAAACCGGGCCATGACGGCTGTCTTATCTGAAAAAAGAAAAGAGTTCAATGGAATTGTGTCTACGCTTGAAGCGTTAAGCCCGTTGAAAATCATGGACCGAGGCTATAGTCTTGCATACACAGACGATGGAGAACTGATCAAGACAGTCACCCAGGTAAAACCTGAACGAAAAATAAAGGTAAAGCTTTCGGATGGAAGCATTCAATGTATCGTGACAGATATTGAGGAGAGTGAAAACGATGGCAGATGA
- the folD gene encoding bifunctional methylenetetrahydrofolate dehydrogenase/methenyltetrahydrofolate cyclohydrolase FolD, with translation MAASIIDGKEIAKKKKLEIADQVQELKKQGLTPGLAVILVGDNQASRTYVNSKQKTARELGMHNVLIEYPVSITEQELLAKIDELNRDEDIHGILVQLPLPDHINEKNLIEAISPEKDVDGFHPINIGRMMTGQDAFLPCTPYGVMVMMKEIEIDLAGKHVVVVGRSNIVGKPAGQLYLNENATVTYCHSRTKDLKEHTKQADVVIAAVGKVNLITADHIKPGAVVIDVGMNRDDQGKLCGDVAYDEVKEKAGYITPVPGGVGPMTIAMLMYNTLKSAKNHMNRLQNSNL, from the coding sequence ATGGCTGCTAGTATTATTGATGGAAAAGAAATAGCTAAAAAGAAGAAACTTGAAATCGCCGACCAGGTCCAGGAGTTGAAAAAGCAAGGATTAACTCCAGGCCTGGCTGTGATACTTGTCGGTGATAACCAGGCATCAAGAACCTATGTCAACAGCAAGCAAAAAACTGCAAGAGAACTTGGTATGCATAATGTCCTGATTGAATATCCTGTCTCCATTACTGAACAGGAACTATTGGCTAAAATAGACGAACTCAATCGTGATGAAGACATTCACGGCATTTTGGTTCAGCTACCGCTTCCAGATCACATCAATGAAAAAAATCTGATAGAAGCTATTTCCCCTGAAAAAGATGTTGATGGCTTTCATCCCATCAATATTGGTCGGATGATGACCGGCCAGGATGCTTTTTTACCGTGCACGCCATATGGTGTAATGGTAATGATGAAGGAAATAGAGATAGACCTTGCCGGGAAGCATGTGGTTGTGGTCGGCAGGAGCAATATTGTCGGAAAGCCGGCAGGCCAACTTTACTTAAATGAAAATGCAACCGTTACATATTGTCATTCCAGGACAAAAGATTTAAAGGAACATACGAAACAGGCGGATGTAGTCATAGCCGCAGTCGGGAAAGTCAATTTGATTACGGCAGACCATATCAAGCCAGGCGCTGTGGTCATCGATGTTGGCATGAACCGCGATGATCAAGGGAAGCTATGCGGCGATGTAGCCTATGATGAAGTTAAAGAAAAAGCAGGGTATATCACTCCTGTTCCTGGCGGTGTTGGTCCAATGACCATCGCAATGTTGATGTACAACACTCTGAAGTCTGCAAAGAACCATATGAACAGACTTCAAAACTCAAATCTATAA
- the nusB gene encoding transcription antitermination factor NusB, with translation MKRRTAREKALQALFQIDISKVEVSDAIEHVLEEEAGDDYLNKLVNGTVQHQQEIDEEIKVYLEKWSLDRLAAVDRNLLRLAVYELKYCNEDVPMNVVIDEAIEIAKLYGDDQSSRFINGVLSKVKQSIS, from the coding sequence ATGAAAAGAAGAACAGCACGAGAAAAGGCATTACAAGCCTTATTCCAGATTGATATAAGCAAGGTAGAGGTTTCAGACGCGATTGAACATGTACTTGAAGAAGAAGCTGGGGATGATTATCTGAACAAGCTTGTGAACGGTACGGTTCAGCATCAGCAGGAAATCGATGAGGAGATCAAGGTGTACTTAGAAAAGTGGTCTCTCGACAGGCTTGCAGCTGTTGACCGGAATCTTCTGCGTCTTGCCGTATACGAATTGAAGTATTGCAACGAAGACGTACCGATGAATGTCGTTATTGATGAAGCAATTGAAATTGCTAAATTATATGGGGATGACCAATCAAGCCGATTTATTAATGGTGTTCTGTCAAAAGTAAAGCAGAGCATTTCCTAA
- a CDS encoding Asp23/Gls24 family envelope stress response protein, with translation MSEQQHLLEMSHDENGLGKVEIAPEVIEVIASIAASEVEGVMQMRGGFAAGVVERLGKKNHGKGVKVELVEEGIKVDVYCVMKFGVSIPVVAQKIQDNIRQALLNMTALDATEVNIHVVGVQFENQKVETEVEQEV, from the coding sequence CAACATTTACTTGAAATGAGCCATGATGAAAACGGCTTAGGGAAAGTGGAAATTGCACCTGAAGTAATTGAAGTCATTGCAAGCATCGCTGCATCCGAAGTAGAAGGTGTCATGCAAATGCGCGGCGGCTTTGCGGCTGGAGTAGTTGAAAGACTTGGCAAGAAGAATCACGGCAAGGGTGTAAAAGTCGAGCTTGTCGAAGAAGGCATCAAGGTTGACGTTTATTGTGTCATGAAGTTTGGTGTATCAATTCCTGTGGTTGCCCAAAAAATCCAGGACAACATCCGCCAGGCATTATTGAACATGACTGCACTCGATGCAACAGAAGTTAATATCCATGTAGTCGGCGTCCAGTTTGAAAACCAAAAAGTAGAAACTGAAGTCGAACAAGAAGTTTAA